Within Triticum dicoccoides isolate Atlit2015 ecotype Zavitan chromosome 1B, WEW_v2.0, whole genome shotgun sequence, the genomic segment aggcttaggattgggtcttgtccatcacatcattctcctaatgatgtgatcccgttatcaacgacatccaatgtccatggtcaggaaaccgtaaccatctattgatcaacgagctagtcaattagaggcttactagggacatggtgttatctatgtacccacacatgtatctgagtttcctatcaatacaattatagcatggataataaacgataatcatgaacaaggaaatataataataataactaatttattatagcctctagggcatatttccaacaccagtaGGGAACGACGATATCGCGAACGGGGAAGCGCGCTCGAGGCTAAAGAAGGACCGCCGTAAGAGCAGGCAATAAGCGCGGCGGCAGGAACAGTTGTCGCCATAACCACGCGACAAGAGCAGCGGCCGCGACGGGCGGAGACGACAACAAAGAAAGAACAGTGCGCGACGAGGGTTCGCCCACACCAGAGAGAAACAGATCTCAAAACATATCAAAAGGTATTACAAAACATTAAAAGTATAAGGACTaaagtgaaaaaaggaaaaaccagAAAGAAAACCGGAAACCGGAAATCACAGGAGAAGCCGTGCACGCGCCAAGTGTCGCGCGCGGAGCGCATCGGAAAAGTCTCAGAAGCGCTCCGCACGTGACACTTGACGCGCGGGGAGCGCTCCCCGACTAATCGTTGCAGGGAgcgctcctcaattagtgatttcggggAGCTCCTATTCGATGCATTTTGCGTCAAACAGCCACGCGACGCATGCACGGACCCTCCGACTGGGCTGGCCCAATAGTAGGTGATGTACCGAGCACGCCTGTTTGCCTCTACAGCGATGTTAAAAAAAGGAAGCACAAAAAGTCTCACTAGGATTCGAACTCTCGACCTCCATCTTGTGTAGGAGAGCAGCTAACCAGTGGAAAAATGGAGCGTGCTAGTATAAAGAACTAATTCCAAGGCATAATCCGGAGAGTTTTTGAATTTTTCGAATTTTCCTTGGAAATTATGATTTCCGAGCAATGTTTGAAAATCTTATAATTTTTGAACAACTcggaaaattttcaaatttcaaaaaataaagtaaaaaagcGTGAACACTTTTTTACAGAAACAAAATTTGAAGTTCCTGAACATttgctgaaaacatgaacatttattgaattttgagaaaaaaaatgattataggaacaagttttgaaaagcacaaacattttttcaaattccgaAACATTTTTGTAAAACTAGAACATTTACTGAATTTTGAGAACAAAATTTTataatgggaacattttttgaaaagtgCAAACATTAAATTCCTGAACATTCTTTGAAAACACAAACAATATTTTAATTTGTGAGACAGTTTTTGATATCCTGAACATTTTTTTATTATGGGAACAACTTTTATATTGTTAAACAATTTTGAGAAGCACGGACATTTTTTGAAATacccgaacattttttaaaaatgtaaCATCATTTGAAAACAGGGACAATTTTTAATACTCTAACAGTTTTTAAAAAACATGCACATTTTTCGAAATTCCCATACATTTTGTGAATTTATGAACAAAAATATGAAAACATTATCATATttgtaattttgaaaaaaaattggaaaGCACGAACATATATACCAATATAAAAGGACCCTAAGGACAGATCCAACAGATTTCGGCCATCAAActaagtcaatccaacgacctagactgctcgaAAGGCGGGCGTTCAACGCGTTTAACATGCAATTAATAGCAtaccaaatattgcactaatcatagaattaacacacaaataataaCATGTCTAATATCTGCGTGCAATTAATATACTACCTAAATATTAATGTGTGTTGCATGTGCGCATTTACTAGTTTTTTAAAACTTTCATGCATTTTtagaaattatgaaacaattttgtAAAGACACGaacatttagaaaaaaaatctaatCATTTCTTTGCTTTTCGAAAAATCCTAAACATTTTGTAAAACTGAAAACATGTTTTGAAAAAGAAAATGaacaaatgaaaaatgaaaaagaaacataaaacaaaaaaaaggaatagAAAGTGAAAAAAGCAGAAAactaataaaaagaaacaaaaacccggttcagggaaccttctagaaTGTTCATAGAACCGGATTGGGCAATTCCTAAGGTATCTACATAAGTGGGACGGGCCAAAAAGCGTTGCTTGGTCACTCGCCCTGTGCAAAGCGTCGGCTGTTTGCCGTAGTGAGCAGCCAATAGGAAATCCTATTACAGCCACAGTCCACAATATAGCTCGCCAAACAGTCCATTTTTCTCGGGGCAGCCCACGAACACGCGTGCTCGACACATAACGGGCCTGACCTGACACAGGACTAAATAGGCGAGGTCTTCCCCGTGGCATGTTGTGTGTTGTGCTCGTCCGGCCGAGGTGAGACCTATGGTTTGGTAGTGCACAACctgctttttttgattttttttatcaaGTTATTGGCTCAAAAGGTAAAAAAAGGCCTAGAAACAGCTCAAAAGGTCGAAAAGCACGCGGGCAGGCTGACACATGTCTCGGGGCCGGGCTGGCCCATTTTACTGTGTGTGTATTGCTTGTCCGTCAAGGTGAAGCCACCATATGCCTGCATATGGTACGGTCTGCTTATAATGGGTCTATGTGAGCTGTGCCGGGCCAGGGCACTTGCCGTGCCTGGGCCGGTCCATTGGCCACCTATGATCCACAAGGTGAAGCCCCAATCTACAACACCGCAATCTCGCGTGCCAAGTGTTGTCACTCACAAGGGCTTATATCTCGCCTGTACTGGTTGTCCATAGGAATCGCCTACGGGCGAGCTAATCGGGCATGCCCATTAGCGGCAGTCGCCTGCGTCGCTATAGTCCCCCATTGTGCTTCGGTTTTTTCTTTGTTATTCACCATTGTTCTCTTTTTGGTTTCCTTCGGTTTTTCCTATACATCTTTTTTGTTCTTTTGTAATTCTTTATTGGGTTTCTTCGGGGGTTTTTTCTTTCTTCGTCAATATCGGGTTCTTTTTCCAACAAATGTATACATTTTTATAAGCATTCTACATTTTGCGTATATAGAAGGAATAATTTTTGTTGCACTCGTTAAACATGTTTTATAAGGGAAAAGCTTACTTACCCtaaaaaaagggggaaagcttaCAATCACCGGCGGATGGCAGCGGCCGCGTCCGTCACCTCCCCTGCATGACACGAAGTGAGGGCTCGCATACTGTCCTTTATCGAACGCGCTTCCGCACCAGGGGATGCTTCTGAAACATGTGCGGTGTTGCAATGGTCTATGTCGGGTCTATGTTTTGCAATAAAACCTCTGTTGTGGAATTTTTTTGCAACTAGACCTCAGTTGCAAAAAAAGAGCAACAAAacagtttttgcaaaaaaaatctgcAACAAGACCTATGTTGCAGTAGTGCAGGCACGCTCAGCTTGCTCGATACGGCAAATCTGACGGCTCGTGATCTGGCTTATGATTAACATTGTTGGAACATATATTGGAACTTATATATTTTTTCAAGTCTATGTTTTTAAAAACATTGTATATTTTTCGTATACATCTAATTTTTGTTTGTACAAATTTAACATTAAGAAATACATTATTTCACATTTTATTAATTCGAAATTTATTTTTGAAAAGTTGTAAACATTTTTTCACACACACGTTAATACATTTGTCGAATGatgaaaaaaacatttttttgTCTTGTGCAAACATTTTATTTCATTTGCACAAAGATTGTTTCAAAATGTGATGAACACATCTTTGAAACCTTAATGTACATTTTTTTAATGTATGAATTTCTTTTTAATGGCACGAACAttgtttttacattgtataaacattttgtAAAGGAACATATATTTTTTATATCGGTTGACATTTTTTTAATGTCAGAAATATTTTTGTACAcataattaacatttttatatacattatACACCTTTTCAATGCATGCTTTTGCATTTTTAAATGCAAGATTAATTTTCGAAACAAAAATGTAAAATATCTTTGTCATATATATGAAAAATATATTTTTACATTTTGAGGAAGCTACATccaatgaaaaatgaaaaaaaaaagtgaAGAAACAACTGGAGGAAAAAACGAAAAGGAAAACCCCACCTGACGTTGTCATGACATCACCCGTGGATACTGAGCCGGCCCAGTAGCGTCTCCCTGTGGCTTGGGTAGCTGGCCGGCGCTGATACTGACGGTCTCCACCGGCATCACCATCACGTACTCCACCACGCCGGTGGCCGGCCACCATTCCCCTTCGCCGCCGCTCTTCCTCCAGATCCACCTACCCAGTGTCCAGCTTACGCCTCCGCATCTCCTTCTCTTCCACCACGCCCATATCCCGCGTTCGCCTCCGCAACTCCTCCACCATGCCCATGTCCCGCatcggcctccgccgccgccgactttcctcctccttctccacctccacctccaccgcgcGATCCTCACGGTCATGGTCTTCCCACGCCGCATTTGCCGCGGCCACGGAGCGCGTCCGCGCCGGGACGCTCAGACCGGAGGACGCACACCACCTGTTCGACCAATTGCTACAACAGACCACCCGGGTCCACGAGCGCTCCCTGCATGGATATTCCTCGCCGCCCTTGCCCGTGCTACGCCCTCCGCAGCCTGCAAAGATGGcccctccctcgccctcgccctcttcaACCGCGTATGCCGAGAAGAAGCAGGCCGGCGGGTGGCGCCGCCCACAGTCCATACATACGGCATCCTGATGAACTGCTGCTGCCTTGTGCGTCGTCCAGACCTAGGGCTTGCCTTATTTGGCCGCCTCCTAAGGACAGGGCTCAAAACAAATGAGATCGTCGCCAGCACCATCCTCAAGTGCCTCTGCTGCGCAAAACGGACAGATGAAGCAGTAAACGTGTTGCTTCATAGGATGTCCGACCTCGGCTGTGTGCCTAATGTGTTCTCATACAACAGAGTTCTAAAGAGCTTGTGTGAAGATGGCAGGAGCCAGCGGGCGCTCGACCTGCTCCGGGTGATGGCAAAAGGAGATGGAGATGGCTGCTCCCCCTGCGTGGTGTCATACAGCACGGTCATCTATGGCTTCTTTAAGGAAGGCAAAGTAGGCAAGGCATGCAATCTATTTCATGAAATGACGCAGCAAGGCATTGTGTCTGATGTGGTGACGTATAACTCAATTATCGATGCACTGTGCAAGGCCAGAGCTATGGACAAGGCTGAGCTGTTCCTTCGGCAGATGGTTGATGATGATATTCGACCGAATGGAGTGACATATACTGCAATTATCCATGGATATTCCACTTTGGGCCAGTGGAAAAAGGCGACTCAAATGTTTAGAGAAATGACAAGCCGCGGTCTTGTACCAAATACTGTCACTTGGAACTCATTCATGGCCTCCCTCTGCAAGCATGGAAGAAGCAAAGAAGTTGCAGAACTTCTTTATTCCATGGCTGTGAAGGGCCACAAGCCTAATGTCGTATCCTACTCTATTTTGCTTCATGGGTATGCAACCGAAGGGTGCTTTGCTGATATGGTTAATCTCTTTAATTCAATGGTAGGCAAAGGTATTGTACCGGACCACCATGTTTTCAACATATTCATTAATGCATATGCTAAGTGTGGGATGATGGATGAAGCTATGCATATGTTGACTGAAATGCGGGAACAAGGAATGAGTCCGGATATGTGCACCTATGCAACCATAATAGCTGCACTTTGCAGAATGGGTAGGCTGGCTGATGCTGTGGACAATTTTAATCAGATGATTGGGAAGGGAGTACAGCCAAGCAAAGTTGTTTATCGCTCCTTAATTCAGGGATTCTGTACACACGGTGATTTGGTGAAAgcgaaggagttcatttctgaaaTGACGGACAAATGTATTTGTCGTCCTACCATTGTCTTCTTCAGTTCAATAATGCATAGTCTGTGCAACGAAGGAAGGGTCATAGATGCGCACCATATCTTTGACTTGGTTATAGACATTGGTGAGAGACCTGATCTCATTGCATTTAATACTCTGATTGACGGATATTGCTTAGTCGGCAACATGGAGAAAGCACTCGGTGTACTTGATTCCATGGTATCAGCTGGCATTGAGCCTACTGTTGTTACATATAGCTCACTTATTAGTGGGTATTGTAAGAGTGGAAGGCTCGATGATGGTGTTATTCTATTCAGAGAAATGGAGCATAAGAGAGTTAAACCTGACACTGTTACATATAACATCATACTGGATGGGTTATTTCATGCTGGGGGAACAATTGCTGCAAAGAAGTTGTTCAATGAGATGGTTGAAAGTGGAACAGTAGTGAGCATTTCCACATACAGGATAGTCCTTGGAGGACTTTGTAGGAATAATTGCACCAATGAAGCAATCGTCTTGTTCCAGAAATTAGGTGCAATGAATGTGAAGTTCGATATTGCAATACTCAATACCATGATTAATGCAATGTACAAGGTTCAGAGAAGAGAAGAAGCTAACGATTTGTTTGCTTCATTACCAGCCTGTGGGCTGGTACCTAATGCCTCTACTTACGGAGTAGTAATACAGAATCTTCTGAAAGAAGGACCGTTGGAAGAAGCTGACAATATGTTTTCATCAATGGAGAAGAGTGGTTGTGTTCCCAGCTCTCGTCTTATAAATGATATCATCAGAACGTTATTGGAAAAGGGGGAAATAGTCAAGGCAGCAAATTATATGTCTAAAATTGATGGGAAGATCATTTCTTTTGAAGCTTCAACCACTTCGTTGATGTTGTCTCTCTTTTCGGAGAAAGGCAAATACCAGGAACAATTACAATTGCTCCCTGCGAAATACCATTTCTTTGGTGGAGTCATTTGATGCACTGGACTTTGTAGATAAGCTTTGGCATGGTTCGGAGCTCCCTTTTAACTATGTCAACATGTGTTCTCTTCCATCCACTTGCCAAGATCGATCTCGGTGATAATGCCGTGCGCCACAGTGTTCTGCTCTGATGTGTGGCTACTGGGCGTGTATGCTATGGTCACTGCTCCGTCTACATGTTGTCTCCTTGTGCAAGGGCTGTCTGGTGTGGCGCGTTTGCTAATGACAATCATACGATGTTGGATCTTGTTCCAGAGTTCATGGAGCTCTTTCTCTCGGTGGAGTCGGTCTCGCTGCACGCTGATGTGCTTGATGGTAATGTTTGGAACCCAGCTGCTGATGGTCTCCATTTGGCTAAATTGGCGTATGATGTGCAGGTCCAAGGTGTTGTGCCATCGCATAATGTACCTCTATTGTTTCTCAATCCTTCGCCCCGGGGAATGTGACTATGTCAGGTTTGTGACCCGTTAGAGCAAAGAACTCAGGCGGAGCTCGCAGGAGCATAAGGGGAGGTCTGCACTATCCTAAAATGCTGTGAGATCTGGTGTGAGTGTAACATGAGGATCTTGGAATTTAAAAGCCTCCTGATCAACAGGTGGATGATGCTAATTTCAGAGGAGGCAAATTTTTGGCTCCTAGCTGGAGTAAAATTCTACCAATGTAATCAGGGCACCATCACCACCTCTTCTGACAGAGGAAAATGAATCAAACCATTTCCTTGTAGAGAACTTGCAGATGATACATGCTGGTTTATATGGAACTTCTTGGCCTACAGATTAGCAGGCAATATAAGCTCTGCAATGTAGAAAGTAAATAATGCGTAGGGAGAGAAGTGGAGGCAGGTGTGCTGTATATGCAACCAGGTAAATTTGTCTGGCGCTTGTACCACTTTTAAAATGTTAAATCAAGTCATTGCTTGACGATATTTTGGGGTGTTGATAGATTAGCGGTATAATGATAATTAATTGACCAAGCAGGATGAACGTTAACTAAGGCATTTATGTAGCTACTTTTTATGTATTATATTCAGCATCTACTTAGAAAGTCATGGTATCAAGTATTACTCTCATTTTACTTATGATAATTGCCCAATTTGTCGAGAAATCAGTTGTCATCCTTCTGTGTGCACGAGGCTGGTTTTGTGTTATATCTTTTTTTGTTGTTGGAGTTTACTGATTGTTTGTAACGTTAATCGTCACTTCTTTGATATATTCAGCCTATTTCAGAACAATGCACGGCATGGTCTTCCTGCAAACTCGCCAGATCTAATGGATACTGCCAAGCCAGCCGGGGGTCTACAGACTGGCTCGTGCTTCTCTTGGCGGTGAGTGATCATTGGCAGAGAGTACATTAATAGGGGCTCTTATTAGGTCATGAGTGACTATATTATACACCACATACTGTTCCCAGTATAGTACTTGTGTCCACTAATCCACTGGTAATCATTCACATGAGGAATGCACACATAACTTTTGTACGCATAATCATCTTTACTAAACACATATGTGGTCTACGAGAAAACCTTGGTCTGCCGGCCGAACTTCTGTACCTGCCCATGCATACTGGCCAGAAGTTTCTCAGTGGATATAGCCACATGTACCACTATGTTCATACTGACACTGTAgatattaccgaaaaaggctttcgccccgctttatatataaagcaccaaccACTTACAACGAGCGATACAACACACAACACGACAcgcacccaaggcaagatacataGGTGCTAAGATGCAGCCAACACTCCCCCAAACAATTCCAAGACAACAAAGATACACACCAGGCACACTAGGAAGTCGAGGGAGAACTCAACCGGGAACAAGCCACAGAAGAGACCAAGCTGCAAGCCGTCGATCCATGAACCCCAAGGCGGTGCCTTCAAGAAGGATACGCCACCGGAGTGCCGCCACCACCCGATCCAGAGGATCAAGATTTTCATCCGGGGTACCTTGGAGGACATGGAGCAACCGCAACGGAGTCTTCAAGAAGATGCCGACGTCCTCGGGCGCCGCCTCCGTCGGCCTGGACATGCCAGGCAGGATTTTCATCCAGGTCAACAACTCCGCCTCCGACCAGGTTACGGACAGTCCTGGGGACAGAGCCGCATCACCGCCACCGATCGACAAGCACCAGCCGCCATGCCGCCCATGCGACCATGGAGACTAGcccgcacctgagccgcgagctccGCCCATGAGCACGCTCCCACCACCTAGGCCGCCGCTCTGCATCCCGACACTCTAGAGACCGACAAAGGAACAGGCTTGGAAATGACCGACCAATCCCTAGCAGGACAGAGCCGCCGGTGACCAGCCTACCCCGAACACCACGAACCCGAAAGCACTAGGCAGGGGAAATGGGGAGGAGAGGAGCGGAGCATGTCCGGACCGGCGCCCCCTGCACCGGTGACGGGTAGAGAGCCCACCCGTCCCTCCTGCAACCTTCCCAGACGTCACCCCTGACGCCCCGCCATGGCCTCCAGCCAGGCCGACGCGGCGCAGCAGCGGCCACCCCGTCCACCGCAGCGAGGGTCGCCGGACCGTCCGAATCCTGCAGCCAAAGAGGGCCTCCAAAGCGCCCAGCCACCGATGACCCACACCGCCGCACCGCTGCAGGAGCAGGCCGCACGCCGCCGCGGACCACGCCCCGAGCCACGACCTCGCGAGGTCATGGCCAGCCCCCCGCGCCGCCTGACAAGGAGCCGCCAGATTTGAAGGCCGATTTGGAGCCCCGTCGCAGTCAGGTCCGTGCCGCCTCGGCCGCCATGACGAGCAACACCACCGGCAACACACGCAGCCCTCCACGCCGGAGCAACAGCCA encodes:
- the LOC119322108 gene encoding protein Rf1, mitochondrial-like, which produces MVFPRRICRGHGARPRRDAQTGGRTPPVRPIATTDHPGPRALPAWIFLAALARATPSAACKDGPSLALALFNRVCREEAGRRVAPPTVHTYGILMNCCCLVRRPDLGLALFGRLLRTGLKTNEIVASTILKCLCCAKRTDEAVNVLLHRMSDLGCVPNVFSYNRVLKSLCEDGRSQRALDLLRVMAKGDGDGCSPCVVSYSTVIYGFFKEGKVGKACNLFHEMTQQGIVSDVVTYNSIIDALCKARAMDKAELFLRQMVDDDIRPNGVTYTAIIHGYSTLGQWKKATQMFREMTSRGLVPNTVTWNSFMASLCKHGRSKEVAELLYSMAVKGHKPNVVSYSILLHGYATEGCFADMVNLFNSMVGKGIVPDHHVFNIFINAYAKCGMMDEAMHMLTEMREQGMSPDMCTYATIIAALCRMGRLADAVDNFNQMIGKGVQPSKVVYRSLIQGFCTHGDLVKAKEFISEMTDKCICRPTIVFFSSIMHSLCNEGRVIDAHHIFDLVIDIGERPDLIAFNTLIDGYCLVGNMEKALGVLDSMVSAGIEPTVVTYSSLISGYCKSGRLDDGVILFREMEHKRVKPDTVTYNIILDGLFHAGGTIAAKKLFNEMVESGTVVSISTYRIVLGGLCRNNCTNEAIVLFQKLGAMNVKFDIAILNTMINAMYKVQRREEANDLFASLPACGLVPNASTYGVVIQNLLKEGPLEEADNMFSSMEKSGCVPSSRLINDIIRTLLEKGEIVKAANYMSKIDGKIISFEASTTSLMLSLFSEKGKYQEQLQLLPAKYHFFGGVI